In the genome of Equus przewalskii isolate Varuska chromosome 29, EquPr2, whole genome shotgun sequence, the window AACTAATTCACttagtttacaaatatttattgaatgtcaggcactattttaggTGCTGGGAGTATATCAGCAACAAAACACACAATAAGCCCTGCcttgtggagtttacattctagtcaaggaagacaggcaataaacacataaataaataaaatgtcaggtGGTAATAAGTgctatagagaaaataaagcagggtaagggaGGCCATAAAGCAACGGAGTGGGAGAAGCCACTCCATATCTGGTGAACTGCAGAAATACCCTCTGAGAAGGTGAAACTTGAAACAGACTCAAAAAAAGTGAGCATGCGACCCCTGTGGTTATCTTGGGGAAGAGTTCTGTGCAGAGGGATCAGAAGAAACAAAGGCCTTGAGGGTAAGTGTGCTTGGGTGTGGTTGAGGAAGAGTAGGAAGGCTAGCAATGCTGGAATGGAGTGAAAGAGGATAGGATGTCAGAAGATGAGGCAGAGAAGTTGGGAAGGATACTGCAGTTTACACAGggctttggcttttattctgagtgagatgagGAGATACTAGAGGAATTTGACAGAGGTGACATGACTTGAATTATgatttaaaaggatcactctggctgcaatGTTGAGAATAGACAGGGGTGGAGAGGGTCGAGGAGAGAAGAGGCCGCTGCAAAACTCCAGGTAGCGGATGATGGGGCTTGGACCAGAGTGTTAGTGGTGAAAGAGTGAGAAGAGACTGAACTCCAGGTATGTTGTGAAAATGGAGCCAACAGTATTTGCTgacatccaagtggaaatatGAATCTGGAGCATGATGAAAAGTCTGGCTGAACATCCATATTTGGGAGCCATTGAAGTTTGGATGACATTTAAAGTCATGGGAGTAGTTGAAATCACCTAGGAAGTGAGGATAGATGGAAGAGAGGTCTGAGCTCTCCAACGTTTAGAGTTCgggaagatgaagaggaaaagacaacTGAAAGCAGCAGTCAGTGAGGTAGAAGGAGAACCAGGAGAGTTCAGTGTCTTGGAAATCAAGTGAAGAAGGCAAGCAAAGAGTGATCAATTGTGTCTCATATCAAAGACCATAAGGAATAAAAAGTGACCATTGGATTTGACAATCtagaggtcactggtgaccttgacaGGAGCTGTTTTCATGGAGTGGCAGGGACAAAACCTGACTGAAATGTGTttaaagagaagggaggaggagaagtagAAACCTGTGTGTTTTGGTGCAAGGGGAAGCAGTAGGGGGGGCCAGTAGCTGGAACCTTATGTAGAGTCACGGGTGTCTTTTAAGTTGGGAGATGTTACACCACTGTCAAATCTTACAAAAGGGCCCAGTGAATTCAGGACATTTGATTTGGGTGTCACTGGTCATCTCAGTGAGACCTGTTTCGGGGAGCAGTAAAAGTAGCAACAAGATTTCAATGAATAAAGACAATGGATCATTAGACAAAATAGAACACGTAGATTTAGATGAGGAGGGTAGGAAAAACAGGAGACAATGAGAAGGTGATAGAGAGtgaaggctttttgttttttgaatttacAAAGGCAGAGACTTGCCTGACTTTAGGCTGTGTGGAAAGGGGTAGTTGAACAGAAAAGGCTGAagaatcaggaggaaaaaaaaggtcaCTTTACCctaagaagggaagggaaggtgaggggaggaggaaggggaaggggaaggtaGGTCAGGCTCCAGGTGGTCCAAATTCAGGCCTTAGGTCTCTAGCTTGCCCACGAATGGCAATGAAAAGTTTTTCTCCTAAGAATAGACATTCTTGGTTTGAAGAGAATGATAAAGGCTTGGCAAGCTGCGTGCCCCCCTAGAGGGGCTCAGACATGCAGCAGAGAAGCAGTGCAGCGTAGCTGAGCGTGTATCTTCAAGACCCTAGGGTGATGCAGTGTAACTGGCCTGGGAGTTTGAAATGTGCATGTGGTGGACCAACAAGGTGAGAGCACAAGTAAGAAAGGTTTAAGCGGTGTGTAAGACGACGGGTGGGGACAAAGCAGAGGTGCAGAGGGACATGTAGTTGAGAGGCAGGGAGGCGGGGGGGCAGAGCATGAGACGGCTGGCGGGGTGTCGGCTGTGGCCAGGCTGGTCTCAGAGGAGGGATGTGTCTGGAAAGCAGATCCAGGGAGAGGGTAGAGCTGAGGCGAGGAAGACCTGGGATTAGAGCACAATCGTTCCCTCCTGATAAGCTTGCCTAGGATGACGGCAGAACTAGGACTGGGAGAAGGCCTGGGCCAGCGCCCACACCCAGGGGAATGGGGGTGAGGGCAGACCAAGGGGGTTGCGAGGGCAGAGGGGGTGTGAGGTGGGAGGGACTGGGTTGGGGGTCACTCTGGGTGTGAAGGGCTTGAGGGACCGGGGGTCATGGGGACTGAGGAATCAGGAGGCGTACAGAATGCAGGGCCTGGGGTCCGCTTGTGATCTGAGGGGCTTGCCTGGTGTGAAGAGATTAACAGTCTGGGATCTCTCTTGGAAAGAGAAAGGTGAGTGGATGAGGGGCCCGCGGATCAGAGATCCtttgggaggggtgtgtgtgagtgtgtgatgtGTGGGGTTGGAGGGCTGTGAGGCTCGGGGACACTTCCGCTGTGCGGATGTGAAGGAATTCGAGGGGCATAGAGTGTGGAGTCCAGGGGTCTCAGGTGTAGGAGGTGACCGGTGAGAGGCTCAGGGTGTGTGGGACAGGGGGTCCAGGGAGTGTAGAGTCCAGGATGTGCAGGAGGGGTCTGGATGAGGTGTGGGGTGAGGGGTCAGGGTGTGTGAGGTGAGAATGGGGTGTGGGGTGTGCGgggtgaggagagggggaggggggtgaGGACTGGCGGATGTGGGGTGAGGGGaccggggtgaggggtggggtgtgcGGGGTGAGGGGACCGGGGTGAGGGCTGGGGTGTGCGGGGTGAGGGGACCGGGGCGAGGGGTGGGGTGTGCGGGGTGAGGGGACCGGGGCGAGGGGTGGGGTGTGCGGGGTGAGGGGACCGGGGCGAGGGGTGGGGTGTGCGGGGTGAGGGGACCGGGGCGAGGGGTGGGGTGTGCGGGGTGACGGGaccggggtgaggggtggggtgtgcGGGGTGAGGGGACCGGGGCGAGGGGTGGGGTGTGCGGTGTGAGGGGACCGGGGCGAGGGGTGGGGTGTGCGGGGTGAGGGGACCGGGGCGAGGGGTGGGGTGTGCGGGGTGAGGGGACCGGGGCGAGGGGTGGGGTGTGCGGGGTGAGGGGaccggggtgaggggtggggtgtgcGGGGTGACGGGaccggggtgaggggtggggtgtgcGGGGTGAGGGGaccggggtgaggggtggggtgtgcGGGGTGAGGGGAcctgggtgaggggtggggtgtgcGGGGTGAGGGGACCGGGGTGAGAGGTGGGGTGTGCGGGGTGAGGGGACCGGGGTGAGGGGaccggggtgaggggtggggtgtgcGGGGTGACGGGACCGGGGTGAGGGGaccggggtgaggggtggggtgtgcGGGGTGACGGGACCGGGGTGAGGGGaccggggtgaggggtggggtgtgcGGGGTGACGGGAccggggtgagggggtggggtgtgCGGGGTGACGGGaccggggtgaggggtggggtgtgcGGGGTGACGGGACCGGGGTGAGGGGaccggggtgaggggtggggtgtgcGGGGTGAGGGGACCGGGGTGAGGGGaccggggtgaggggtggggtgtgcGGGGTGACGGGAccggggtgagggggtggggtgtgCGGGGTGACGGGaccggggtgaggggtggggtgtgcGGGGTGAGGGGACCGGGGTGAGGGGaccggggtgaggggtggggtgtgcGGGGTTAGGGGACCGGGGCGAGGGGTGGGGTGTGCGGGGTGAGGGGACCGGGGCGAGGGGTGGGGTTGTGCGGGGTGAGGGGACCGTGGTTAGGGGTGGGGTGTGCGGGGTGAGGGGaccggggtgaggggtggggtgtgcGGGGTGACGGGaccggggtgaggggtggggtgtgcGGGGTGACGGGaccggggtgaggggtggggtgtgcGGGGTGACGGGaccggggtgaggggtggggtgtgcGGGGTGACGGGaccggggtgaggggtggggagtgcGGGGTGACGGGACCGGGGTGAGGGCTGGGGTGTGCGGGGTGAGGGGACCAGGGTGAGCGGTcggagtgggaggtgaggaagcgGAGTGAGGGGTCTAGGGTGAGGCGGTGGGTGCAGCCCTGGGACGCTGTCTCCCCGGGCAGGGGCGCAGGGAGCTCACCTCCTACTCTGCCTGCACCGTGTCCTGCTCCGgggccgccccccgcccccgccgggtGGCGTGAGGAGGCGGCTGGTCAGATGGACGCCCCGCCCCTTTCCGTTACCAGACCCGCCCCCGGAGCTGGCCTCTCGCCCTCATTGGCTAGGCTTGTGGAGCGGAAGGGGCGGGCTGAAAGCACGTGACCGCACCTGCCCCCTGCTGGTCCGCACGTGGGCCTGTGGTCTCTGATAGGCCGAGGGCCTGGGTTGAGGAGGGGCCTAAGTTGTGGGAGAATAGGGCTGAGATGAGAGGGCACCTCCAGTTGTGACAGTTTTGTTCCTCTCCTTGGCTCCATGGGCGTAAGGCCATACACAGAGGGCCCTGTCTGTCTGTTTGACCCTTGTGTCCCCAGTGTGCAGGACAACACTTGTTAATGGTTAATAGCAGGTGCTATTaaccatttgttgaatgagtagcCAAGTGCCCCAATATTTGCAGCCTTCACAACCACCATGCGCTGCTGACATGATTACATCTGTCTTACAGGGGAGGAAGCAGAGTTTCAGGAAGATGAGGTAAGGGCCCAAGTGCTGAGCTGGGAAGTGTGAACGCTGGTCCAGGCCAGGTCTGCCAGGTGCTGCTGGCCTCCAGCAGTGGAAGCACAAATTACCAAGCAAGGACAGGTGAGGGAGGTGCTCAACTCTAGAGGGGCTGCACATAAAGCTCTGGTCCTCTCACCTCAACAGGCCAGTCCAAGGGGCTCAGTCTTCATTTAGAGGGTGAGGGGCACCTTAGAAGGGTGataagcagaggaatgacatggtGAAGAGGTATCTCTGGCTGCTAGATGGAGGACAGCAATGGAGCAGGCTATTGCTGTTGTTTGGGTGTGTGATGATGGAGGTGTGGACAGGGAGGTGGTGGTCATGGAGGAGGGAAGTACACAGAGTCAAGCCATTTAGAAGAGTTGACAGGGCTTGGTAATgtgggaagtgagggagaaagagggaatggGTTAGTGGCTGGAGGATGATACTACTGGTTGAGATGGGGAAAGTGGGAGCAAAACCAATTTGGAAGGTTGTTAAGTTCAGACCTTGAACACCTTTTGTTTGAGATTCCTGACAAACATAGGACCCACTGAATTTTCTCTCAGGGATTTTGATCTTTAGCAGACTGATTGCACACCAGGAGAAACAGCTAGAGATCAGCCAGATAGTTCTGGGCACAGAGTGAGTAGCTGCTTATCTACTGAGGAGTCTGCTGCCTGGACCACACCCCTTCCCCAAGCTTCCGGGTTCCTGCCCCTTCCCAACCTGGTTCTCTGGCTGTCCCTTGCCACCTGTGAGTCACCCTGCATACTTCCAATAATTTCTTCTAGACTTCCGAGAACTGATTTCAGTTATAGTGCCCAAAAAAACATGACTCAGGAATAACTCTGATGGGTAATGAAGGCAGCTTCAGGGAAGAGTAGGAATTTGAGAGGCTAAGAAAGGGcccagcattccaggcagaaggttCAGTGAAGGCAAAGGCAAGGGTACGGATGAGCCTGCCTCCTTTAGGGAAAAGAGAGTGTGGTTGGGGCTCAGGGTTCTTGGTGAGGGGCAGAGGAGACTCAGAGGAGATGAGCTGGGGTGGTATGTGAGGGGACTCTGCCCAGCAGATGGAGGTGGGATATCTGAAGCaccctgcagagcccagggcaggaaggaTGGGCTCTCAGGGAGCCAGGGAATGTCAGTCTGGTCTGCCCATGCCCTTGTGCATCCCAAACCAGCTAATTGTTCACCAAATGCTTCCTTTATATATTGGGCATACAGccagactacatttcccagcccaGTTGCAGTATGAGTCCTGGCCAGTGGGATGTGGATGCAAGTGCTGTGTATCACTACCAGGTCAGGTCCATAAAAGCCTCCCACGAGTGACCctatgtctctctcttcccccatgTACCTGATGGATGTTGATGCCTAAGGCAACTTCTGAGCTATCTGAGGAAGACAGGGCCCCTGTCAGTCTAAGTCTTTGAATAATGTTATGGAGCAGAGTCTCTGTCTCAGCCAACTGAGCAAGAATTCTATTGGGTTAAGCCATTGAGATTTCAGGACTTATCTGTTATGGCTGCTAGTCTTAACTAGTGCAGATCTGCAAACCCATGGGGCACAAGGAGCTTATCTGGGTCCAGTGGTTGTCACCAGAGGGTTATATCCTGGTTCAGCACTCTGGTTTCTCCTCTTATTTTAACCAAGAATAATCAGATAAAAGAACTTTGACTGAATTTCAACATTAATTAAAAGCCAGCTTGTCGGAAACTCTGCCCACTGCTCTCCCATGGCTGGGCGAGCTGATGTGCCCAAAAGCCTACCAAAACCCAGACACTTTCCCAGGGTAGGTTACCTTGGGAAGGCACCCCAAGAGGCAGAGGTCTATGAAGACTCTTTTGGAAGCCCAAGAAAACTCTGATGTAACATTTTGTGAGCATAGACATACTTTTCTAAGCGTCTCATGGAGACCCAAAAGAGGTTAGGAACCTCTGCCCTGGGAATCTTCTCATGTGCTCTCAGGGTTTTACCTACCTTCAAAGCTGTTATCAGGAGCCTAGGTCTCCTTGACTTTCAATTTATACTTTCAAAAGTCTATGAGACATTTTCACGAATATGTCTTATAGGCACATCAaactcaacattttaaaaatcttttttttcttttgctgaggaagattacccctgagctaacatctgtgccagtcttcctccactttatatgcgggttgccgccacagcatggctgacgaatcgtgtaggtctgcgcctgggatccaaaacagGCAAAcctgggatgccaaagtggaacatgccgaactttaaccactacaccacgtggctggcccctaaaaatctcatttaatcacCCAATCACCCAAAAGAGAAGATGTGAGTTATCTTTGATGCCTCACTGTCACGTTTGTCAGTCCTACCTCTGATGTTCTTAGCTTCCTGATTTTCCTTTCCTTAGTTTAAGTCCCATCATTTCTCCCAACTCTGCCACCATCATGAGCTGTACCCTCTGATAGGTCTCCTTACTTCTGTCCTTACTATGCCCAGAGTGATCCCATTAAAATTTAGGACAGATTATGTCACCCTCTGCTTAAACTCCAATGGCTTCCCCCATCATTCAGAGAAGCCAGAGTCTGGCCCGTGccacccaccccactccacctgtcccctcctgctcttccctccctgaCTCCATGCCAGCCACAGTACCGTTCCTCCATCGCGGCGGGCACCTCCCACCTTGAAGCTTTGGCTCTAGCTTTCCCTTCAGCCAGGAAGATTCTGCCCTTCAGATACCTACATGGCTTCTGCCCTCATCTCCTTCAGGTCTGAGTCAAAGGGCCCTCACAGGAAGGCCTGCCTTTGCCACCCTGTCTGAAATTGCCACCCACCTCCATTGCTCCCTCCCTGTACTGACTTCTCCTTCGTGCTTATTACCATCTGACTTACTATGTACTTTACTCATTCTTCTTGGTTATtgcctgtctccctcactagactcTGAGCCCTTCAGGGAGATTCTTTTTGccagttttgttcactgctatatcccagTGCCCAGCATACTGCAGCACTCAATAAGTACTTGCTAAATGGATTATTCCAAAAGCCTCCTGGTTTCTCTGCCAGCCGTTCTATCCCCTGATCCATGCTTGCCTCACCCAGCAGTGGATTCTATGTGGGCATGTGGTGCCTTGTTCACCACTGAATCCCCAGCACAGAGCCAAGTAGATGGCAGTGCTCAAAAACACTGGTTCCTAAGAGAAGGCTCAGGACTATATCTGATTCACTTCTGGGTTATCAGCACCTAGCAGAGTGCTGAGATCTAGTTCATTCAAGCATGCAGCAATAGTAATTGAGTACTTGTGTATActttctataaaaattattttgtgtttactTTTGCAGCTCCTCCTTATTCCTGAGAGGAGCCTTCACAGGGCTGTGCTCCAGTGCAGAGGGGTGCAGAGGGCATGCCTGTGCGTGGAGGAGGCAAGGTGGGCCCCACTCTCTGGCAGACAAACAAATAGAAGTGGCCCCAGGGAACAGGTGAAGGTTCTGAAGCAAGAATTTGTTCCAAGTGCATATGTGGGTGTGGACAGTGACCTCAGCAGAGACGTACATTTCAAAGCAGGTCACAAGCCTCTCTCATTCTCCCAGCCgagcccttcccttccctttctggcCTGAGCTGGGTCAGGGAGAGGGGCTCCTAGTTCTCAAGCAAAACACAGGTACCTAAGTGCTAAGAGAGAATTACACAGCCTTATTTTTATTGGtatctagcaaaaaaaaaaaaaatcaaaattccctACTTGCTCcaaccccacctccaccaccttgGCCCACAGGGAGCAGTGTCTGCCTGGGGAGATCCTGCTGCCAGAGCTGTCCTTGGAACCTGGGCACCTGTGCACGGCCACTCCTTGTGCCTGTAAGGTGACCACAGGCCCCTTCCTCCACAACTTGGGGATGAAAGGGCAGCTGGTGTTTTTTCCAGCCCTCAGCTGTCAGCCTTGGGAACTTGGAAAAGATCAGCGATGTCCAGCAGAGCTTGGCGGATGTGGTTCCCAAAGCGCTGAGCATTCTGTGGGAGCCAAGAGCTAAGACCAGCCTCCAGGTGAGCCCCCCACCCCTCTGTCCCCACAAGCAAGGACTCTATCCCAGCCAGACAGGGCCATGGACGGCGCCCCCTCCTCAGGCCTGAGTGGGAGCAGGAGAGACTTACCGTCTCTGAGCTTGAGAACTTGCTTGAAACGTGGAAGAAGATGGTATTCTCTCCTGCAATCATGTAGGAAACCCCATAGCCATCATCTGCTACCTGAGGGCAGCACAAGGGGTGAAGAAGAACAGGTAAACCAAACCTAGAAGATCTATGAGGCAAGCTGATGTTATCCATGCTCTCCTCACAAGATTTGCAGCaaggggccccacccccagacgCTGCATTTTTCCTGAGGTCAGGACCACCCCCAGGAAACAGTGTGAACATCAAAGAGGTCTGCCCCCTGCAGTTCCATACCCCACCTGGGGATCTAGGACCTCATGTTTCCCTCAGGAGAATCAAGATCACTGCCAGGGCATCTCTAGCTCCCTGACATACTAGCCCACATGAATGTCTTGGTGGGCGGGCTGGACTCTCCCAGAAGCACACTTCAGAAGGGAGACCAGCACAGGACATGGTCACACTCCAGCAGGGGTTAGCATGGGTGGGGTCCCAGGCACCTGTCCGCCGGGGTCGACAACTACCCTCTGTTTTCACATAGGGCAGGTCCAGGGCTGTGTTCCTGCCTCTGGTCTGACCTCCTCAATGCCCCGCACTTTCCACTGAAACCCCTGGGCCCTGGTCCTGCCTGCTTGCCCTCTTCAAGGGCACTTACAGGGCCAAAGCCACCGCCGGGGCCCAGGTGATTGGGGTACTGGTCTGGGTCAAACATGCGGATCTGGAATTGAGCAATCTGGCTGGTGGAGAGGCGCCAGGGTTCTGAGAGCACCTGCAACAGGGAGGCCGCAGTGGTCAGATGCCATGCACTCAGCGCACACCTGCTCACAGGTGGTGCCTGAGCCAGGCAGTGTCCCGGCCAAGGATGCAGGAATGAATGGAGTGCAGGACTTTCCTGACTGCTGCCCCTGGTCCCCAGGGTCTGTTTTCACTACCACAGCATCTGCACAAAACCCTCCATTGAGTCTCAAGGCCCATGTGACCTGCCAGTCCCTCTGACCTCCCCTCCTTCAACCCTGTCCCTCCCTCGGCTCTGCCCCCTCCATCCCTGCTGTTCCTCACACACCACATACCCTTGCCTCAGGGTCTGGATACTGGAGGTTCCCTCTACCTGGACTCTGCCCAGCCTGATTCCCTGCAGCCTCTTCACTTTTCTCAGGAGCGCTGTCACCACCTGACATATCACACGTTTCTGTACCTCTCCACTCACAAGAACACCAGCTCTACAGGGAATGCTCCTGTTCAGTGCTAGGACCACAGGCCTGGGTGCGGTGTGGAGCAGAAAAGCTGGCCCCAGCCCTCCAGGGCAACTTCAGgggagccagccagccagccagacaGTAAACAGGTTGAGATCCATTAGGAGAGGGTACGGGAACAGAAGACATGCCTGTCAACAACACTGACCTCAGCCAGGAAAGGAGAGCTGACCCCCAGGTACTTGGAGACCACGTAGAGGCAGAAGAGGTGCCTGTCAATCCCAGACCCCGTCATGGCCAGGCGGTACATATTCTGGTGCTTTTCAGAAGCTTTCCGGAAGAGATTTTGGAGGTGTGCTTTCTAGGGGGCAGAAGTGAAGCAGTAAAGAGTAGCCCCGACCCTCAAGGCGGGCAGGAGGTGGAGGGATCACCTCACAGTGTGGCCGTGACCCCCTAGGGGTGGAGGTGTCACCTCACCATGTGGCCATGGGGGGCTCACCATGTGGGTCCCTTCCACCATGGCCTGAACAAAGGCTGTGGACTCGCTAGTACAGGAACGTACGGTCTCGGTCCGTCCCTCCCGGAACATTCTAGTCATCGAGGCTTCATAGGTCAGGCAGAACCTGCCCCTGTCCTGGGGAACACAGAGGGGTGAATCTGGCAGGTGGGCCCTGGTGCTGCCTGCCCGCTCAGCAGCCTGGCAGGGCTCCTACCCGGAAGTGAGCCAGCTGCAGGGCGATCTGCACAAAGGCGTCAGGGCTGGTCCGGCACTTCTTGATGAGGCCTTTGCCAAAGGGCAAGAACTGGAAGCAGTACAACTCCACGTCGTCTGCCAGTGCCTTGGCCACCTGGTAGGAACTCTCGATGACTGCCTGGCACTGTTCAGACATGGAAAGGGTCAGCTAGGGGCAGAGCTCTCCAAGCAGGACTTCAGGGTCATGTCTAGGAGGCCTGAGGTTTGGGTAATGGATGAAGGGCAAGGCTGGGGAGCCTCAGTGTACCTCAACACTTCAGGAGGAGGGGACACAAAGGACAACCTGAAGGGCATCAGCCACCAAAGGCCAGGCTGGgctttgtggggaggagggaggtgctgACAGGGGCTGCGTGGACATGAGGCTCCCACCTCACATCTCTCTCTAACCACCAGATGGCCCTGGGATCTCTGTTCATCCTGTGGCCAGTCTGGACCTGTCCCTTCAGAAGCTCCTTTCCTTCCCCCTGAGAGTGGGGCTGGGCCAGAGTGGAGGAGGCGGCAGAGCGTCTTAGGTAATTGTCACTCTCACATGCCTGTCCCTGCCCCTTCTTGTCCTGCATACCTGGTCAGGAATGTCCCACTGCAGCCGCTGAGGAGGTGCCAGCATGGAGTTCGATTTGCCTATGCAGTGCCCAGCCTCCGTGTAGCCCAGGTGGAAGGTGTCAGTGCCTAGGACAAACTGCAGGGAGAAGGTCACACTGAGATGCTGTCCTCGTTACCCTCTGCCCCCTGAGCCTGCCCTGCAGgaaccctctctgggcctgttacCTCCCAGAGATGCCCTATGATAGGGGCGTCTGCCCACGCATGTTCTGTGTTGAGGCCCACGTGGCCATTCTTGAAGGAGATGAGAGTGAAAGACTTGTCGAACCACCTGCAGGAGCAGAAGAGGGAACAATGATGTAAGGGCAGGTGGAGAAGCCCAGCGGGGCCGTGTGCAGGGCTGGTGCTGTACCTGTTGTAGCAGTTGCCATGCAGCAGGGCCTTGCCATAGAGGCTGAGGCTGGCCTCGTCTTCAGGGTCGTAGTGGTGAGACTCCTCATCCAGGGCCACGAAGAAAGCAGCACGTTCGATGGCATCCAGAGAAGCCTTGTTCTTGCCAGAGCCAAAGAAGGCCTGGCGTGCCTGCGCCCACTCCACTCTAGGGGCACAAGAGCAGGGTGAGCAGTGGGGTCAATGTGGGCTGTGGGCCAAGGTACCTCCCAGGGACTGGAGTTGGGGTGAGGGGGGATTGCCAAGTGATCGTGGAAGGTGTTCCCATCCTCTGTGCACCCCCACGTAACCACTACCCTGTTAGAGATGGGCAGAGGTGCAGCGGGTTCTGGCAGCTACCCCACTGAAGTTGCCATCAGTGTCCCTCACTACCGGGGGTCCAGGTTTGGACAGAGGACTACATGCCCGGCATGCCCCTCCCTTGCTCATGCCTCCGGCCTCAAGTTCTAGGCAGCATGCAGGGCCGAGCTCCTCTCTTCATGGGGCCATGAACCTCAGCCAGGACAGCCCATGCCCACAGGCCCCAATACCTTCCCCCCGCAGTGAGGGCCGCCAGCCTCTCCTCCCCgggctgaggcagggagggatCATCCAGGATCCTCTGGAACTGCATCTCCAGGTCTCGGGGCTTGAGCAGGCGGGAGCCCTCATAGAGCCACACCTTGAAGAAGCGGCCCTTGTGGTAGACGGCCACATGTCTGCTGTCCGAGAGGTGCTGCAGCACGTCTGCGACAGAGGCCAGTGGGCAGGCCAAGGCAGGGCAGCAGGGAGCACCGCCCTTCCCCCGACTCCACCCTGGTACGGGTTCACCAACTGCACACTCGATGACCCATGAGGACCCTGCTTTGCCAGGCCTCTGCCTGGGCCTTCCTTGCCCAGTATGGGGGGCAGGATCATTTGCACtaagccaggccctgtgctgggcgcTTCCATACCTCTCGTTTAATGGCAGCAACAGTCCTATGAGGCAtttcatagaagaggaaactgaagctcaagaaAATTACACAAACTGTCCCAGTGTCAGAAACGCAGGCTGCTGCCCCTGCAAGATCCCTCGCTGAGCCCACCCGACCTCCTCTATGGGCTCCTTGAAGGGCGTCTTGTAAGCGCCACAGGGCAGCAGCACACCTCCTGCAGCTCTTTATAAGGAGACTACCTTCCCCTG includes:
- the CPT1B gene encoding carnitine O-palmitoyltransferase 1, muscle isoform isoform X17; the protein is MAEAHQAVAFQFTVTPDGVDFQLSREALKHVYLSGINSWKKRLIRIKNGILRGVYPGSPTSWLVVIMATVGSSYCNVDISMGLVCHIQRCLPEGCGPYQTPQTRALLSMAIFSTGVWMTGIFFFRQTLKLLLSYHGWMFEMHGQTSHFTKVWAICVRLLSSRRPMLYSFQTSLPKLPVPSVPATIQRYLESVRPLLDNEEYYRMEMLAKEFQDKTAPRLQKYLVLKSWWATNYVSDWWEEYIYLRGRTPLVVNSNYYVMDFVLVKNTDVQAARLGNIVHAMIMYRRKLDREEIKPVMALGMVPMCSYQMERMFNTTRIPGKKTDVLQHLSDSRHVAVYHKGRFFKVWLYEGSRLLKPRDLEMQFQRILDDPSLPQPGEERLAALTAGGRVEWAQARQAFFGSGKNKASLDAIERAAFFVALDEESHHYDPEDEASLSLYGKALLHGNCYNRWFDKSFTLISFKNGHVGLNTEHAWADAPIIGHLWEFVLGTDTFHLGYTEAGHCIGKSNSMLAPPQRLQWDIPDQCQAVIESSYQVAKALADDVELYCFQFLPFGKGLIKKCRTSPDAFVQIALQLAHFRDRGRFCLTYEASMTRMFREGRTETVRSCTSESTAFVQAMVEGTHMKAHLQNLFRKASEKHQNMYRLAMTGSGIDRHLFCLYVVSKYLGVSSPFLAEVLSEPWRLSTSQIAQFQIRMFDPDQYPNHLGPGGGFGPVADDGYGVSYMIAGENTIFFHVSSKFSSSETNAQRFGNHIRQALLDIADLFQVPKADS
- the CPT1B gene encoding carnitine O-palmitoyltransferase 1, muscle isoform isoform X12, whose amino-acid sequence is MAEAHQAVAFQFTVTPDGVDFQLSREALKHVYLSGINSWKKRLIRIKNGILRGVYPGSPTSWLVVIMATVGSSYCNVDISMGLVCHIQRCLPEGCGPYQTPQTRALLSMAIFSTGVWMTGIFFFRQTLKLLLSYHGWMFEMHGQTSHFTKVWAICVRLLSSRRPMLYSFQTSLPKLPVPSVPATIQRYLESVRPLLDNEEYYRMEMLAKEFQDKTAPRLQKYLVLKSWWATNYVSDWWEEYIYLRGRTPLVVNSNYYVMDFVLVKNTDVQAARLGNIVHAMIMYRRKLDREEIKPVMALGMVPMCSYQMERMFNTTRIPGKKTDVLQHLSDSRHVAVYHKGRFFKVWLYEGSRLLKPRDLEMQFQRILDDPSLPQPGEERLAALTAGGRVEWAQARQAFFGSGKNKASLDAIERAAFFVALDEESHHYDPEDEASLSLYGKALLHGNCYNRWFDKSFTLISFKNGHVGLNTEHAWADAPIIGHLWEFVLGTDTFHLGYTEAGHCIGKSNSMLAPPQRLQWDIPDQCQAVIESSYQVAKALADDVELYCFQFLPFGKGLIKKCRTSPDAFVQIALQLAHFRDRGRFCLTYEASMTRMFREGRTETVRSCTSESTAFVQAMVEGTHMKAHLQNLFRKASEKHQNMYRLAMTGSGIDRHLFCLYVVSKYLGVSSPFLAEVLSEPWRLSTSQIAQFQIRMFDPDQYPNHLGPGGGFGPVADDGYGVSYMIAGENTIFFHVSSKFSSSETMADSDPGERNYDNMLKMLSDLNKDLEKLLEEMEKISALSQHLLPILLFLLRKAGPELTSVPIFLYFICGTPTTAWLAKRCHVRTQDPNR
- the CPT1B gene encoding carnitine O-palmitoyltransferase 1, muscle isoform isoform X4; translation: MVSPEGRGDTGQSDWPQTRTGANPSREWSGGQHKATYFSRSPGAVHGARCQPTPRMAEAHQAVAFQFTVTPDGVDFQLSREALKHVYLSGINSWKKRLIRIKNGILRGVYPGSPTSWLVVIMATVGSSYCNVDISMGLVCHIQRCLPEGCGPYQTPQTRALLSMAIFSTGVWMTGIFFFRQTLKLLLSYHGWMFEMHGQTSHFTKVWAICVRLLSSRRPMLYSFQTSLPKLPVPSVPATIQRYLESVRPLLDNEEYYRMEMLAKEFQDKTAPRLQKYLVLKSWWATNYVSDWWEEYIYLRGRTPLVVNSNYYVMDFVLVKNTDVQAARLGNIVHAMIMYRRKLDREEIKPVMALGMVPMCSYQMERMFNTTRIPGKKTGLLLPLNERYGSAQHRAWLSANDPAPHTGQGRPRQRPGKAGSSWVIECAVGEPVPGWSRGKGGAPCCPALACPLASVADVLQHLSDSRHVAVYHKGRFFKVWLYEGSRLLKPRDLEMQFQRILDDPSLPQPGEERLAALTAGGRVEWAQARQAFFGSGKNKASLDAIERAAFFVALDEESHHYDPEDEASLSLYGKALLHGNCYNRWFDKSFTLISFKNGHVGLNTEHAWADAPIIGHLWEFVLGTDTFHLGYTEAGHCIGKSNSMLAPPQRLQWDIPDQCQAVIESSYQVAKALADDVELYCFQFLPFGKGLIKKCRTSPDAFVQIALQLAHFRDRGRFCLTYEASMTRMFREGRTETVRSCTSESTAFVQAMVEGTHMKAHLQNLFRKASEKHQNMYRLAMTGSGIDRHLFCLYVVSKYLGVSSPFLAEVLSEPWRLSTSQIAQFQIRMFDPDQYPNHLGPGGGFGPVADDGYGVSYMIAGENTIFFHVSSKFSSSETMADSDPGERNYDNMLKMLSDLNKDLEKLLEEMEKISD